In a genomic window of Leptospira bandrabouensis:
- a CDS encoding ABC transporter ATP-binding protein: MEPFAIEMKNVHKAFGKRKILKGMDLTVKQGETMVILGPSGTGKSVSLKHITGLLDPDEGDCQIFGESIVNASEKKREELRSKLGVLFQSGALINWLTVYENVALPLREHKIASGEELDRIVMEKLKWLDLVPAKDTLPSNISGGMKKRVGLARALTSQPKIVLYDEPTSGLDPVMSNVINDLVIRLQKELGLTSIVVTHDMNSAYRIADRISFLYEGKVQFCGTPEEIQKSTNPVIQQFIHGNTVGPMILDHSELKKGKSI; encoded by the coding sequence ATGGAACCTTTTGCCATTGAAATGAAAAACGTCCATAAAGCTTTTGGTAAACGAAAGATTTTAAAAGGAATGGACTTAACCGTCAAACAAGGAGAGACGATGGTCATCCTTGGGCCTTCTGGTACAGGAAAATCAGTCAGTCTAAAACACATCACGGGACTCCTTGATCCTGATGAAGGAGATTGTCAGATTTTCGGTGAGTCCATAGTGAATGCGAGTGAAAAAAAAAGAGAAGAACTTAGATCCAAACTGGGAGTGTTATTTCAGTCAGGAGCTCTTATCAATTGGCTTACTGTCTATGAAAATGTAGCTCTACCTCTACGGGAACATAAAATTGCCTCCGGGGAAGAACTGGATCGTATTGTAATGGAAAAGTTAAAATGGCTCGACTTAGTTCCCGCCAAAGATACGTTACCTAGTAATATTTCTGGGGGAATGAAAAAACGTGTGGGCCTTGCGCGTGCTCTTACTTCTCAACCTAAAATCGTGTTATACGATGAACCGACCTCTGGTCTTGACCCCGTCATGTCGAATGTCATCAATGATTTAGTCATTCGTTTACAAAAAGAATTGGGTCTAACATCCATAGTGGTCACTCATGATATGAACTCTGCCTACCGAATTGCCGATCGGATTAGTTTTCTTTATGAAGGCAAAGTGCAGTTTTGTGGAACCCCAGAAGAAATCCAAAAATCAACGAATCCTGTCATCCAACAGTTCATTCATGGGAACACGGTTGGTCCGATGATTCTTGATCATTCCGAATTAAAAAAAGGAAAATCCATTTGA
- the mce gene encoding mammalian cell entry protein Mce translates to MPTAGRALIVGLLFVFSLVAVGYFTIVTEGGPFQKSGYQLPVYFPDAEGIKIGNKVTIHGVPFGYVSKIRLVQIDEYGNLLPEGETGIGTKVELTLLLKGKVQLFSNYEITIKNESLLSGRVVSLDPGSKFPVDPKTKEYMMSEPALTKVEISPRSGKMIPIQGKVTQDPLVSLSELIAENRSDIRKTVQNIAGITGKINEGQGTLGKLINESDVHKSVNTTLGDAQVVLKELREGLEDTREQAPVTSFIRSALSAF, encoded by the coding sequence ATGCCTACCGCAGGTCGCGCTCTTATCGTTGGTCTTTTATTTGTCTTTTCTCTAGTGGCCGTGGGTTATTTTACCATCGTCACCGAAGGTGGGCCCTTTCAAAAATCTGGATACCAACTTCCTGTCTACTTTCCCGATGCCGAAGGGATCAAAATTGGAAACAAGGTCACCATCCATGGGGTACCTTTTGGGTATGTCTCCAAAATCCGTTTGGTGCAAATTGATGAATACGGTAATCTATTGCCTGAGGGAGAAACAGGGATTGGAACCAAGGTGGAACTCACCCTTCTTTTGAAGGGAAAAGTGCAACTTTTCTCTAACTATGAAATCACCATCAAAAACGAAAGTTTGCTTTCTGGTCGTGTAGTCTCACTCGATCCTGGTTCCAAGTTCCCCGTAGATCCGAAAACCAAAGAATACATGATGTCAGAACCTGCCCTGACCAAAGTGGAAATTTCCCCTCGGTCGGGAAAAATGATCCCCATCCAAGGGAAGGTCACCCAAGATCCCCTTGTTTCTCTTTCGGAACTCATTGCCGAAAACCGTTCGGACATTCGGAAAACCGTCCAGAATATTGCGGGAATCACTGGAAAAATCAATGAAGGCCAAGGAACTCTCGGAAAACTCATCAATGAAAGTGATGTTCATAAGTCAGTGAACACCACTCTCGGAGATGCCCAAGTGGTTTTGAAAGAACTCAGAGAAGGTTTGGAAGACACTAGGGAACAAGCCCCTGTCACCAGTTTCATTCGTTCGGCTCTCAGTGCTTTTTAA
- the lpxC gene encoding UDP-3-O-acyl-N-acetylglucosamine deacetylase, with amino-acid sequence METAIHRKTIQNSITLRGIGVHSGKMVTLRLHPAEANTGLIFYLYKGTQKIRIPVSLDHVVDTSNATTIGDGSSNRVQTIEHLLAAVHTLGITDCIFEIDSVEVPIMDGSSLPFWEGIRSAGIRVLDETIEPITIANPIWVVDGDKYLVMLPSDELKVTYSIDFNHPLLRGQSYTTTLDESILGTDILPARTFGFLKDVEALQARGLAMGGSLDNAVVLTDDGYLNETLRYDNECVRHKILDLIGDLAVMGRPFRGHLIASKAGHALDISLAKCIMSQVTGNELTQFKSKRVPLFAKKQAVR; translated from the coding sequence ATGGAAACGGCGATACACAGAAAAACGATCCAAAACTCCATCACACTGAGGGGAATTGGCGTCCATTCCGGGAAAATGGTGACTTTACGGCTCCATCCCGCAGAAGCAAATACAGGACTGATCTTTTACCTCTACAAAGGGACCCAAAAAATCCGAATCCCCGTTTCTCTCGACCATGTAGTCGACACAAGTAACGCCACCACCATCGGGGATGGAAGTTCCAACCGAGTGCAAACCATCGAACACCTTCTCGCCGCAGTTCACACCCTAGGCATTACCGATTGTATTTTTGAAATTGATTCCGTAGAAGTTCCAATTATGGATGGATCCTCTCTGCCGTTTTGGGAAGGAATCCGCTCTGCTGGAATCCGGGTTCTAGACGAAACCATAGAACCTATCACCATCGCCAACCCCATTTGGGTTGTGGACGGGGACAAATACCTCGTCATGTTGCCTTCCGACGAATTAAAAGTTACTTATAGCATTGATTTTAACCACCCACTTCTCCGTGGCCAATCCTACACCACTACCCTTGACGAATCCATTTTAGGAACAGACATCCTTCCTGCCCGAACCTTTGGGTTTTTGAAAGATGTGGAAGCCCTCCAAGCCCGTGGCCTTGCTATGGGTGGATCTCTCGACAATGCGGTAGTTCTCACAGATGACGGGTATCTGAATGAAACCTTACGTTATGACAATGAATGTGTGCGTCACAAAATCCTGGATTTAATTGGGGATTTGGCAGTGATGGGAAGACCGTTCCGAGGTCATCTCATTGCCTCTAAAGCGGGACATGCCTTAGACATCTCTCTTGCCAAATGCATTATGAGCCAAGTGACAGGAAACGAACTCACCCAATTCAAAAGTAAAAGAGTTCCTCTTTTCGCCAAAAAACAAGCGGTTCGTTAG
- the ptsP gene encoding phosphoenolpyruvate--protein phosphotransferase, with amino-acid sequence MEEKTTFKGISAYPGTVYGKVFRWKQSKRKREDRTDLSPDEIKEEVELLKKGLLKTEEDLNDLVQKSKTNRELSEILESQIVFLNDPLFRARVFERIAQNNESAGLALETAVSSLYDEFQSIPDEFFRERADHILDIGKRIESNLYPDKTNDQTKIPDDVILIAKEITPSEMIQLGKSKLRGIATDFGGKTGHTAIIARNYGIPTIVGLKNITSHVEDDDYILLDATRGILNRSPGIDEIKLAGIKSDIHKAQPLREISDGPKEIKTKDGKKFTLRANIDSEDEVDLAFEQGADGIGLVRTEILFIRYVEFKPTEEEQFVVYKRILLKMVGRPVTFRVWDIGADKMENGYEEENPFLGNRGIRYLLRHPHFFKEQLKALLRASEFGTMRIMLPMITTRSEILQTKSLLSECLEELKNAGLVITKKIPLGIMVETPACALNLPFLGNHVDFYSVGTNDLLQYLLAVERNNHLVGDLYNPWQVVFLLLLKNIADVANAQKKPISICGEIGSDPMFTAVLIGLGFRDLSSALPLMREVAEKVQEISSWKAKLLAEQVIGLAGEEKFEEIEALVLETKG; translated from the coding sequence ATGGAAGAAAAAACCACATTTAAAGGCATTTCTGCCTATCCAGGCACCGTATATGGGAAGGTTTTTCGTTGGAAACAGTCCAAAAGGAAACGCGAAGACCGTACGGATCTTTCTCCTGATGAAATCAAAGAAGAAGTAGAACTCCTGAAAAAAGGGCTCCTCAAAACAGAGGAAGACCTAAATGACCTAGTACAAAAGTCAAAAACCAACCGAGAACTATCAGAAATTTTAGAATCGCAAATTGTATTTTTAAATGACCCATTATTCCGTGCCCGAGTTTTCGAAAGAATCGCACAAAACAACGAATCGGCGGGTCTTGCCCTAGAAACAGCTGTTAGTTCTCTTTATGATGAATTCCAATCCATCCCTGATGAATTTTTTAGGGAACGAGCCGACCATATTTTAGATATTGGGAAAAGAATCGAATCGAATCTTTATCCCGATAAGACAAACGATCAAACCAAAATTCCCGATGACGTCATCCTCATTGCCAAAGAAATCACTCCTTCTGAGATGATCCAACTGGGAAAATCAAAACTCCGAGGGATCGCTACTGACTTTGGAGGGAAAACAGGACATACAGCCATTATTGCAAGAAACTATGGAATCCCTACAATTGTAGGTTTAAAAAACATCACCTCACATGTAGAAGATGATGATTATATTTTACTCGATGCCACAAGGGGAATTTTAAACCGATCACCAGGGATCGATGAAATCAAACTTGCCGGAATCAAAAGTGATATTCATAAAGCCCAGCCGTTACGTGAAATCAGTGATGGCCCAAAAGAAATCAAAACCAAAGATGGAAAAAAGTTTACCCTTCGCGCCAATATTGATTCTGAAGATGAAGTGGATTTAGCTTTTGAACAGGGAGCTGACGGAATTGGCCTTGTACGGACAGAAATTTTATTCATTCGTTATGTAGAATTTAAACCAACAGAAGAAGAGCAGTTTGTTGTATACAAACGAATTCTATTAAAAATGGTAGGTCGCCCAGTGACATTCCGAGTTTGGGACATTGGAGCCGATAAAATGGAAAATGGATACGAAGAAGAAAATCCATTTCTAGGAAATCGAGGAATCCGTTACCTGCTCCGCCACCCACACTTTTTTAAAGAACAATTAAAAGCACTGCTTCGTGCCAGCGAATTTGGTACGATGAGAATCATGCTTCCCATGATCACAACCCGTTCTGAAATTTTACAGACCAAATCCTTGTTAAGTGAATGTTTAGAAGAGTTAAAAAACGCAGGACTCGTCATCACAAAAAAAATTCCCCTTGGAATTATGGTGGAAACACCAGCTTGTGCACTCAATTTGCCATTTCTTGGAAATCATGTCGATTTCTATAGTGTAGGAACCAATGACCTTTTACAATACCTTTTGGCAGTAGAACGTAACAACCACTTGGTGGGTGATCTTTACAATCCTTGGCAGGTTGTCTTTTTATTGTTATTAAAAAACATAGCCGATGTAGCCAATGCCCAGAAAAAACCCATTAGCATTTGTGGGGAAATTGGTAGTGATCCTATGTTTACCGCCGTTCTTATTGGTCTTGGATTTAGAGATTTGAGTTCTGCCCTGCCACTGATGCGAGAAGTAGCAGAAAAGGTACAAGAAATATCTTCTTGGAAAGCAAAACTTCTCGCCGAACAAGTGATTGGTCTTGCAGGCGAAGAAAAATTCGAAGAAATTGAAGCCTTAGTTTTAGAAACGAAAGGATAG
- a CDS encoding peptide MFS transporter, giving the protein MEKQNEIHLNTHPKGITPLFLTEMWERLSYYGMRALLVLYLVNSLGFSDADAGAVYAFYTSFVYLTPVFGGYLTDRFFSYRFSIYLGSFLMLCGHISLAFSGIYFFYLGLVLLALGNGFFKPNMSTIFGRLYDEKPNLRDSGFTIFYMGINLGGLLGPIICGSLGERVDWHLGFLSAGVGMAMGMIVFYFGSRRLPESIWLKQNHKVNSVHPSSVDPKTKSKILLIVLLSFFSIFFWMAFEQMGTSLNLFALRNTDRYLFGFEIPASVLQSINPLFILLLGPIVSLIWTTLSKKNQNPNPVLKFVLSLVLLGIGFLVMVVAAGYAETGVSVSILFLVFVYFWNTLSELCLSPVGLSFVSQMAPTQYASLLMGIWFLSNAFGHYAAGILSGYQNQWGSMKNFYGFFVICSFFGAFVLYAIYSLKKKSILGLLKSKEEDKTILTS; this is encoded by the coding sequence TTGGAAAAGCAGAACGAAATCCACTTAAATACTCACCCAAAAGGGATCACACCACTATTTCTCACAGAAATGTGGGAACGTTTGAGTTACTATGGGATGCGGGCTCTCCTTGTTTTGTATCTGGTAAATTCACTTGGATTTTCGGATGCAGATGCGGGAGCCGTTTATGCGTTTTATACTAGTTTTGTTTACCTAACGCCCGTTTTTGGAGGATACTTAACCGACAGGTTCTTTAGTTATCGATTTTCCATTTATTTAGGTAGTTTTTTAATGTTATGTGGGCATATCTCTCTGGCCTTTTCTGGTATTTATTTTTTTTATTTAGGACTTGTTTTACTCGCATTAGGAAATGGATTTTTTAAACCCAATATGTCTACGATCTTTGGAAGATTGTACGATGAAAAACCAAATTTAAGAGATAGTGGATTCACTATTTTTTATATGGGGATCAATTTGGGAGGCCTACTTGGTCCTATCATTTGCGGTAGTTTAGGGGAAAGGGTAGATTGGCATTTAGGTTTTTTATCGGCTGGTGTTGGAATGGCGATGGGAATGATCGTATTTTATTTTGGAAGTAGACGATTGCCAGAATCGATTTGGCTAAAACAAAATCATAAGGTAAACTCTGTCCATCCAAGTTCGGTAGATCCGAAAACAAAATCAAAAATCTTACTCATTGTTTTACTTTCTTTTTTTAGTATTTTCTTTTGGATGGCGTTTGAACAAATGGGGACTTCTCTTAACTTATTTGCTTTGAGAAACACCGATCGATATTTGTTTGGATTTGAAATTCCAGCTTCCGTATTACAGTCAATTAATCCTTTGTTTATTCTGCTTTTAGGTCCCATTGTTTCTTTGATTTGGACGACTCTCTCTAAAAAGAATCAAAACCCCAATCCTGTTCTTAAGTTTGTTTTGAGTTTGGTACTACTGGGTATTGGATTTCTTGTGATGGTAGTGGCTGCAGGATACGCAGAAACTGGGGTTTCTGTTTCTATTCTATTTTTGGTTTTTGTCTATTTTTGGAATACTTTAAGCGAACTTTGTCTTTCTCCGGTAGGATTGTCCTTTGTCAGTCAAATGGCTCCAACACAATATGCCTCTCTCCTTATGGGGATTTGGTTTTTATCGAATGCCTTTGGTCATTACGCGGCGGGGATTTTGTCAGGGTACCAAAACCAATGGGGAAGTATGAAAAACTTTTATGGATTCTTTGTAATTTGTTCTTTTTTTGGTGCTTTCGTTTTATATGCCATTTATTCTTTAAAAAAGAAATCTATCTTAGGTTTACTAAAAAGTAAGGAAGAAGATAAAACCATCCTCACATCATAA
- a CDS encoding cob(I)yrinic acid a,c-diamide adenosyltransferase produces MKIYTKFGDGGQTYLASGIKVSKTDRRVDLYGSCDELNSTIGLALSFAKDLKLEPTFLNYLKGIQSFLFEIGSELAGYVPKESKEGTVVLRSDVESLEKEIDRLMEVLPEIKFFILPGGSSLASSLHIARTICRRLERDLLVYIESGGEIHTDLRIYLNRLSDYLFVAARFANFSTGNEETIWKSRTKST; encoded by the coding sequence TTGAAAATCTACACCAAATTCGGAGATGGTGGGCAAACCTACCTGGCCTCCGGCATCAAAGTTTCCAAAACAGATAGGAGAGTGGATCTCTACGGAAGTTGTGACGAATTGAATAGCACCATTGGCCTTGCTCTTTCTTTTGCGAAGGACTTAAAACTCGAACCAACATTTTTAAATTACTTAAAAGGCATTCAAAGTTTTCTTTTTGAGATTGGATCGGAACTTGCCGGTTACGTACCAAAAGAATCTAAGGAAGGAACTGTTGTTTTGCGATCGGATGTGGAAAGTTTAGAAAAGGAAATTGATCGGCTAATGGAAGTGCTTCCCGAAATTAAGTTTTTTATTTTACCGGGGGGAAGTTCTCTTGCTAGCAGTTTGCATATTGCTCGTACCATTTGTCGTAGATTGGAACGAGACTTACTTGTTTACATTGAATCTGGTGGAGAAATCCATACTGATTTAAGAATTTATCTCAATCGTCTTTCTGATTATCTTTTTGTTGCGGCTCGGTTTGCGAATTTTTCTACTGGAAATGAGGAAACCATTTGGAAAAGCAGAACGAAATCCACTTAA
- a CDS encoding flagellin: MIINHNISALVAKRALTNTGRDMDKSMEHLATGMRVNRPGDDSLGFAVSEKLRSQIRGLGQAERNTQDGMSFLQVTEGSLDQVNSILQRLRELSVQSSNGIYSNEDRKLVQLEVSQLVEEVERIGTSAEFNKIKPLDGRFSRSSKNPMTLQVGANGTEKIELYINTMTSSSLKLKTAGSKLTLSTPNKASDSLQVLDDAITKVNRLRSDLGAYYNRLDLTLKSLSNNYVNIVSAESQVRDADMATEMVEYSKNQILAKSGVAMLAQANLRPESVVKLLTDRY, from the coding sequence ATGATTATCAATCACAACATCAGCGCGCTTGTGGCAAAACGAGCGCTCACAAACACGGGCCGTGACATGGACAAGTCCATGGAACACCTAGCGACCGGTATGCGAGTCAATAGACCTGGGGACGATTCCTTGGGATTCGCAGTGTCCGAAAAATTAAGATCACAAATTCGTGGCCTTGGCCAAGCAGAACGAAATACCCAGGATGGTATGTCGTTCCTTCAAGTCACCGAAGGATCTTTAGACCAAGTAAACTCTATCTTACAGAGGTTACGTGAACTTTCCGTTCAATCTTCCAACGGAATATATTCTAACGAAGACAGAAAACTCGTCCAGTTAGAAGTATCCCAACTTGTTGAAGAAGTGGAGAGGATCGGAACTTCTGCAGAGTTTAACAAAATCAAACCGTTGGATGGAAGGTTTTCTCGATCTTCCAAAAATCCAATGACTTTGCAAGTGGGTGCAAACGGAACAGAGAAAATAGAACTCTACATCAATACGATGACGAGTTCTTCTTTGAAACTAAAAACAGCTGGAAGTAAGTTGACACTATCAACTCCAAACAAAGCTTCCGACTCACTGCAAGTCCTGGATGATGCCATCACCAAAGTCAACCGTTTGCGGTCTGACCTCGGTGCCTATTACAATCGATTGGATTTAACATTGAAATCACTGAGTAACAACTACGTGAACATTGTTTCTGCCGAATCGCAAGTAAGAGATGCTGATATGGCTACGGAAATGGTAGAATATTCCAAAAACCAAATCCTAGCCAAATCGGGAGTGGCGATGCTTGCCCAAGCAAATCTAAGACCGGAATCCGTAGTAAAACTCCTCACGGACAGATACTAA
- a CDS encoding OmpA family protein: MKQIISGILSLSLLSTISCGLSDNTKRLILSTSIGCGVGLALGAVYDEAQRKKDTKDKKNDIQRQIKSSLAMEKKKPQNKGKIVGLGAGCLAGLGTGFYLNTMYDNMAEEMKKQGITLTKTEKGGETVALTASMDGGIAFEDGKADLKGKGKENIDKLAEALAAYPETKINISGHANRTGAEDLNQKLSQDRAITAKNAITENGVESKRIGSVQGLGSTTPLKGVDPKDGSNRRVEVEIVPAS; this comes from the coding sequence TTGAAACAAATCATCTCCGGAATTCTTTCCCTATCATTACTTTCCACAATCTCTTGTGGACTTTCCGACAACACAAAAAGACTAATCTTAAGTACGTCCATTGGATGTGGTGTAGGTCTTGCTCTTGGTGCTGTTTATGATGAGGCACAACGTAAAAAAGATACAAAAGACAAAAAGAACGATATCCAAAGACAAATTAAATCCTCTCTAGCAATGGAAAAGAAAAAACCACAAAACAAAGGTAAGATTGTGGGTCTTGGTGCCGGTTGTTTGGCAGGACTTGGAACAGGTTTTTATCTCAATACCATGTATGACAACATGGCTGAAGAAATGAAAAAACAAGGAATCACTCTTACAAAAACGGAAAAAGGTGGAGAAACTGTGGCTCTCACTGCTTCTATGGACGGGGGAATTGCCTTTGAAGATGGAAAGGCAGACCTGAAAGGAAAAGGAAAGGAAAATATTGATAAATTAGCAGAAGCGCTAGCAGCTTACCCTGAAACTAAAATCAATATCTCTGGACATGCCAACCGCACAGGAGCAGAAGATTTAAACCAAAAATTATCACAAGACCGTGCGATCACTGCCAAAAATGCAATCACTGAAAATGGTGTCGAAAGCAAACGAATTGGATCGGTGCAAGGTCTTGGTTCTACAACACCGCTAAAAGGTGTGGATCCAAAAGACGGATCGAACCGCCGTGTGGAAGTAGAAATCGTTCCTGCAAGCTAA
- a CDS encoding YbaB/EbfC family nucleoid-associated protein, whose translation MFGGAGGNKFDMLKQMKKMRSQVKTMEKELAGLNFVGISKNKLLSVTLDGKFQMKSIQIEDELIEKKDKNLLEKSIQEAYTKALQDAQAGAAKQMQAMGGFPGFGM comes from the coding sequence ATGTTCGGTGGAGCGGGTGGAAACAAGTTTGATATGCTCAAACAGATGAAAAAGATGCGGTCGCAGGTGAAAACGATGGAAAAGGAACTTGCGGGCCTCAATTTCGTGGGAATTTCAAAAAACAAACTCCTTTCTGTCACTTTGGATGGAAAATTCCAGATGAAATCCATCCAAATAGAAGATGAATTGATTGAGAAAAAAGACAAAAACCTGCTAGAAAAATCCATTCAGGAAGCTTACACAAAGGCTTTACAGGATGCCCAAGCGGGAGCCGCCAAACAAATGCAGGCTATGGGTGGTTTTCCTGGATTCGGTATGTAA
- a CDS encoding cyclic nucleotide-binding domain-containing protein, which yields MIHPNSPYKRIWDLFVFICITYFAVEVPIRLVFHYKLSAGVNYLERGIQIVFGIDVLLNFNTAILKDRLLIQNRKIVSKTYLRSWFLIDFLSAFPFDLFGGFFFRYFGVTDSLKILRLLRSVRVFELFKSLRMLALGSDSDERFKLIEVINPMTFRLIFFVYWTSLFAHWVACGWIYLGPDFLPDKDMVTRYVRALYWSVTTLTTIGYGDITPVTNIQTVYTMGVMILGVGIYGYVIGNIATLLSNLDISRVTFQEKLNTINTFIKYKKLPPHLANRIRSYYVNLWENKHGIDESEIWDQLPSGIKIDVSLFLHNHLISVVPFFKNAPEELKREVVLELRPAFYMKGDIIFREGDVPHNMYFLSKGHVEVIKEKTGEILATLNSGSFFGEMSLIDDSLRTATIKAGSYCDVYTLGKDRFAEILKHHPGFAKHIQTIAEERKKNQSSKTHYPE from the coding sequence ATGATCCATCCAAATTCTCCATACAAACGAATCTGGGATCTTTTTGTTTTTATTTGTATTACCTATTTTGCCGTCGAAGTCCCCATCCGCCTCGTCTTTCATTATAAACTTTCAGCAGGTGTGAACTACTTAGAAAGGGGGATCCAAATTGTATTTGGAATTGATGTCCTGCTCAATTTTAACACCGCCATCTTAAAAGACAGACTTCTCATTCAAAACCGAAAGATAGTTTCTAAAACCTATTTACGTTCCTGGTTCTTGATTGATTTTTTATCAGCCTTTCCTTTTGACCTATTTGGTGGATTTTTTTTCAGGTACTTTGGTGTTACCGATAGTTTAAAAATTCTGCGGTTACTTCGTTCTGTTCGAGTGTTTGAACTTTTTAAATCTCTCCGAATGCTAGCTCTCGGGTCCGATTCTGATGAGCGTTTTAAATTGATAGAAGTCATCAATCCAATGACCTTTCGATTGATATTTTTTGTGTATTGGACAAGTCTTTTTGCTCATTGGGTTGCTTGTGGTTGGATCTACTTAGGACCTGATTTTTTACCTGATAAAGATATGGTCACAAGATATGTTCGTGCACTGTATTGGTCAGTTACTACGCTGACAACCATTGGATACGGAGACATTACACCTGTTACTAATATACAAACCGTTTATACTATGGGTGTCATGATCTTAGGAGTGGGTATTTACGGATACGTTATTGGTAACATTGCTACTTTGTTATCTAATTTAGATATTTCGAGAGTTACTTTCCAAGAAAAATTAAATACAATTAATACATTTATAAAATATAAAAAGTTACCTCCACACCTTGCCAATCGAATCCGTTCCTATTATGTAAATCTTTGGGAAAACAAACACGGGATTGACGAATCCGAAATTTGGGACCAACTTCCATCGGGTATTAAAATTGATGTATCCTTATTCTTACATAACCATTTAATTTCAGTTGTTCCCTTTTTTAAAAATGCACCAGAAGAATTAAAAAGAGAAGTGGTTTTGGAATTAAGACCTGCATTTTATATGAAAGGCGATATTATCTTTAGAGAAGGTGATGTTCCTCATAATATGTATTTTCTTTCGAAAGGTCATGTGGAAGTGATTAAGGAAAAAACAGGAGAAATCCTTGCGACACTCAATTCAGGATCATTTTTTGGAGAAATGAGTTTAATCGATGATTCTTTAAGAACGGCAACCATCAAAGCAGGTTCCTATTGCGATGTGTATACTTTAGGAAAAGACAGGTTTGCGGAGATTTTAAAACACCATCCTGGGTTTGCCAAACACATCCAAACAATCGCAGAAGAACGTAAAAAAAACCAAAGCTCAAAAACACATTATCCAGAATGA
- a CDS encoding ParA family protein gives MKVISVSNIKGGSGKSTTAAHLACALARRGKTLVVDMDMQGDLTDYCLPDLDLTQLEETSVMSVLLGMKKITDCIRETKQFDVLPSTLSLAKLTKYNPDSASLSLQFKRALEEVRNKYKFVIIDTPGSAKHELTTAIYNSELILIPVTPSKWTIRAVNLLLDEITQTETIFSQKKKIAFVPSWFGPSKKHRDLLDKLKQIEEIPCLAEIPKSETIKTKTEKQESLKKDSNAWHAFDLLADESIALVDPENSILTMKP, from the coding sequence ATGAAGGTTATCTCTGTTTCCAATATCAAGGGAGGAAGTGGGAAATCCACTACAGCCGCCCACTTAGCCTGTGCCTTAGCCAGACGAGGAAAAACCTTAGTGGTAGATATGGATATGCAAGGTGATTTGACTGACTATTGTTTACCGGATTTGGATTTAACTCAACTAGAAGAAACAAGTGTGATGAGTGTCCTTCTTGGTATGAAAAAAATCACTGACTGCATTAGGGAAACCAAACAATTCGACGTACTGCCATCCACGTTAAGTCTAGCTAAACTCACCAAATACAATCCAGATTCGGCAAGTCTTTCTCTACAGTTCAAAAGAGCATTAGAAGAAGTACGAAACAAATATAAGTTTGTAATCATTGATACTCCTGGTTCTGCCAAACACGAACTGACGACCGCTATTTATAATTCTGAGTTGATTCTAATTCCTGTGACTCCGAGCAAATGGACCATCCGCGCTGTGAATTTACTTTTGGATGAAATCACGCAAACAGAAACCATTTTTAGCCAAAAGAAAAAAATTGCCTTTGTTCCTTCGTGGTTTGGTCCATCCAAAAAACATAGAGACTTACTGGATAAATTAAAACAAATTGAAGAGATTCCTTGTTTGGCTGAAATTCCAAAATCAGAAACCATCAAAACGAAAACGGAAAAACAAGAAAGTTTAAAGAAAGACAGCAATGCTTGGCACGCCTTTGATTTGTTAGCAGATGAATCGATTGCTTTGGTGGACCCCGAGAATTCGATTCTAACTATGAAACCTTAA
- a CDS encoding YopX family protein: MAFTIRFRVWDKQEKEFTQKGFSLTLDGKLLKFGQPISNEDNYVVNTFTGLKDKYDKDLYEEDIIEHTVAKGGNLTQHTGVIRYNNEHGAFYLENGPPLLQLFSIRKVGNPYENPVLYDLYLKSKS; the protein is encoded by the coding sequence ATGGCATTTACAATTCGATTCCGTGTTTGGGACAAACAAGAAAAAGAATTCACTCAAAAAGGATTTAGTTTAACCCTAGATGGGAAACTTTTAAAGTTTGGGCAACCTATCTCGAACGAAGATAATTATGTAGTTAATACTTTTACCGGACTAAAAGACAAATACGACAAAGATCTATATGAAGAGGACATCATTGAACACACAGTTGCCAAAGGTGGAAACCTTACACAACATACAGGTGTTATTCGTTACAACAACGAACATGGAGCCTTTTATTTAGAAAACGGACCTCCTCTATTACAATTGTTTTCCATACGAAAAGTGGGAAATCCCTACGAAAATCCCGTCTTATATGATTTGTATTTAAAAAGTAAATCTTGA